The Syntrophales bacterium genome has a segment encoding these proteins:
- a CDS encoding restriction endonuclease subunit S: MQTFPEHWEAVSLKDVVSYRKGKKPKVLSNTKTGGTVPYVDIKAFSTGEIRRYADIESSNLTSKNNVLVVWDGARSGLVGIGQEGAIGSTIMALRSIAIDSIYLFRFLQTQYDTINSNPRGTGIPHVDPELFWNIKTPIAPLNEQRRIVAKLGKLLKKVDACKERLDKIPTILKRFRQSILAAACSGRLTEDWRDEHPKARPVETKGETAVSTNCLMEIPQTWRWVNLPKTGEMRRGKSRHRPRNAPFLFGGSYPFIQTGDIAQSGSRITSHKQTYNEAGLAQSRLWPASTVCITIAANIAESALLTYPACFPDSVVGIIADETISLPEFLEFFIRTAKTDLSTFAPATAQKNINIKILGDVLIPLPPLSEQKEIVRRVEALFKIADQIEERYTKARAYVGKLTQSILAKAFRGELVPQDPNDEPASELLKKIKDERNYDEEKSRKIVSAKRNFKKRDKFHVRDK; encoded by the coding sequence ATGCAAACTTTCCCCGAACATTGGGAAGCTGTTTCGTTAAAAGATGTTGTTTCTTACCGTAAAGGGAAAAAACCAAAGGTTTTAAGCAATACCAAAACAGGTGGAACAGTCCCTTATGTTGACATAAAAGCTTTTTCGACTGGAGAGATTAGGCGGTATGCAGATATCGAATCATCTAACTTAACTTCTAAGAATAATGTTCTGGTTGTTTGGGATGGTGCTAGAAGTGGCTTAGTTGGTATTGGGCAAGAGGGTGCAATAGGTTCAACAATAATGGCTCTCCGGTCCATCGCAATTGACTCAATATACCTTTTTAGATTTCTTCAAACTCAATATGACACCATTAACTCAAATCCGAGGGGTACAGGTATTCCGCATGTAGACCCTGAATTATTTTGGAATATCAAAACCCCGATAGCCCCCCTCAATGAACAACGCCGCATTGTGGCAAAGCTGGGAAAACTCCTGAAAAAAGTCGATGCCTGCAAGGAACGCCTCGACAAAATCCCCACCATCCTCAAACGTTTCCGCCAGTCCATCCTCGCCGCCGCCTGCTCCGGCCGCCTTACCGAGGACTGGAGAGACGAACATCCTAAGGCAAGACCTGTTGAAACTAAGGGTGAAACAGCAGTATCAACAAATTGTTTGATGGAGATTCCACAAACATGGCGATGGGTGAATCTACCTAAGACAGGGGAGATGCGCAGAGGAAAGTCACGACATCGCCCAAGGAACGCACCATTTCTGTTTGGGGGATCCTATCCATTCATACAGACCGGTGACATCGCACAATCTGGTAGTAGAATTACCAGTCATAAACAAACATACAACGAAGCCGGCCTCGCACAGAGCCGCCTTTGGCCAGCAAGTACCGTTTGTATTACTATTGCTGCCAATATTGCTGAGTCGGCTCTCTTGACTTATCCCGCATGCTTTCCAGACAGTGTTGTTGGTATTATCGCTGACGAAACCATTTCTTTGCCAGAATTTCTTGAGTTTTTCATCCGGACAGCGAAGACTGATCTTTCTACATTTGCCCCAGCGACAGCGCAAAAAAATATTAATATCAAGATCCTGGGTGATGTTCTTATCCCGTTGCCTCCACTATCCGAGCAAAAAGAAATCGTCCGCCGTGTAGAAGCCCTCTTCAAAATTGCCGACCAGATCGAAGAACGCTACACCAAAGCCAGAGCCTACGTCGGCAAACTCACACAATCCATCCTCGCCAAAGCCTTCCGCGGAGAACTCGTCCCCCAGGACCCCAACGACGAACCGGCCTCAGAACTTCTAAAAAAAATTAAAGACGAAAGAAATTATGATGAAGAAAAAAGCAGGAAAATAGTTAGTGCTAAAAGGAACTTTAAAAAACGGGACAAATTCCATGTCAGAGATAAATAA
- a CDS encoding class I SAM-dependent DNA methyltransferase, producing the protein MSDIVNKLWGFCHTLRHDGIDYGDYIEQLTYLLFLKMADEKGIIIPNGCTWEAIKKESGPALIDLYTDTLRKLREEKGLLGDIFTQSVPRFNNPVNLKRLITMIDEDEWSAMDVDVKGAAFEGLLEKAASEGKKGAGQYFTPRVLIQTIVRVMKPDPRVSPDFTICDPACGTGGFLMCAYEWLMDITKEALDRDVTRRIKTKTYYGQELVPRPRRLALMNLFLHGLETSIYLGDSIYEPYKGILHNCILTNPPFGTKGANQAPDRDDFTIATSNKQLNFVQHVVNILKDGGRAAIVLPDNCLFEDKAGEVFEILMQDCNLHTILRLPRGTFTPYSPGVKANVIFFQKGLSTEDIWIFDARSNVPGITKKERPLTPKHFEEFESCYGADPNSRSERKDLGETGRFRKFHISDIKERDYKLDIIWLRDETLEDANDLPEPQDLAAEAITELEAVVDDLKEVLQLIETNGEEF; encoded by the coding sequence ATGTCCGACATTGTAAACAAACTCTGGGGATTCTGCCACACCCTTCGACACGACGGTATCGACTACGGCGACTATATCGAGCAATTGACTTATCTCCTCTTTCTTAAAATGGCCGATGAGAAGGGGATTATCATTCCCAACGGCTGCACCTGGGAGGCGATCAAGAAAGAATCCGGTCCCGCGCTGATCGACCTTTATACCGATACCCTTCGAAAATTGAGGGAAGAAAAAGGTCTCCTCGGTGATATCTTTACCCAGTCTGTACCCCGCTTTAATAATCCCGTGAATCTCAAACGGCTTATTACCATGATTGATGAGGACGAATGGTCGGCCATGGATGTGGACGTCAAGGGCGCCGCATTTGAAGGGTTGCTTGAAAAGGCGGCCAGTGAAGGGAAAAAAGGGGCAGGCCAGTACTTTACTCCTCGGGTCCTCATTCAGACTATTGTAAGAGTGATGAAGCCCGATCCCCGGGTCAGCCCCGATTTTACGATCTGTGATCCCGCCTGCGGCACTGGCGGCTTTTTGATGTGCGCCTACGAGTGGCTCATGGATATCACTAAAGAGGCTCTTGATCGTGACGTCACCAGGCGAATCAAAACAAAAACCTATTACGGGCAGGAGTTGGTCCCTCGGCCGAGAAGGCTGGCTTTAATGAACCTTTTTCTTCACGGTCTTGAAACGTCTATATATCTTGGCGATTCTATCTATGAACCCTACAAGGGCATTTTACATAATTGCATTTTAACAAATCCGCCATTCGGCACCAAGGGCGCGAATCAGGCCCCGGATCGTGACGACTTTACCATCGCCACGAGCAATAAACAGCTCAACTTCGTCCAGCACGTCGTGAATATCCTTAAAGACGGTGGTCGTGCCGCCATTGTCCTTCCCGATAATTGCCTGTTTGAAGATAAGGCAGGTGAGGTTTTTGAAATCCTCATGCAGGACTGCAACCTCCATACAATCCTTCGCCTTCCCCGTGGAACCTTTACTCCTTACAGCCCCGGCGTAAAAGCGAATGTCATCTTCTTCCAGAAAGGGCTTTCCACGGAAGACATCTGGATCTTCGATGCCCGTTCAAACGTGCCCGGAATAACTAAAAAAGAACGTCCTCTCACGCCGAAGCACTTTGAAGAATTTGAATCCTGTTATGGCGCCGACCCGAACAGCCGGAGCGAGCGGAAAGACCTGGGCGAAACCGGCAGATTCAGAAAATTCCATATAAGCGACATCAAGGAACGTGATTACAAACTCGACATCATCTGGCTCAGGGATGAAACGCTTGAAGATGCAAACGACCTGCCGGAGCCGCAGGATCTCGCCGCCGAGGCGATTACCGAACTTGAAGCAGTCGTAGACGATCTGAAGGAAGTTTTACAGTTGATAGAAACAAACGGGGAGGAGTTCTAA